Genomic DNA from Rhodoferax mekongensis:
CCTCGCCAAGGCGGTCGGGGTCCGGCTTCCCCGAAAGGTGCGAGCGGTCAAGGAGGCACTGCTCGTCAGGCCAATGGAAAGTCTCCGCGTCAGGGAGGACGCCAGGAAGGTGGAGCGCAGCCTGATCCGATGAAAACTTCTCTGGGTTACATCGGTGCAGACAGTTTTTCCAGGCAGCGGCAAGAGTCCAATGGCCGTGGCCGGCCCGGCGGTGGCGGACAAAGACGCAATGGTGGTCGAAGCCGCTAATGCCGATGCTAAAATCATCGGCTTTGTCTATCACGGGCAATTAATTTTTTATACTTTTGGGAATCAACATGGCAATCGAACGCACTCTCTCCATCATCAAGCCCGACGCAGTGGCCAAGAACGTGATCGGTCAAATCTACGCCCGCTTCGAAGCAGCCGGCTTGAAGGTTGTTGCTGCACGCATGGCGCACCTCTCCCGCGGTGAGGCAGAAGCCTTCTATGCTGTGCACAAAGAGCGTCCTTTTTTCAAGGATTTGGTGGACTTCATGATCTCCGGCCCCGTCATGATCCAGGCGTTGGAAGGTGAAGGAGCCATCGGCAAAAACCGTGACTTGATG
This window encodes:
- the ndk gene encoding nucleoside-diphosphate kinase, producing the protein MAIERTLSIIKPDAVAKNVIGQIYARFEAAGLKVVAARMAHLSRGEAEAFYAVHKERPFFKDLVDFMISGPVMIQALEGEGAIGKNRDLMGATDPKKAAPGTIRADFADSIDANAVHGSDAPETAAVEVGFFFPGMNVYSR